The Roseisolibacter agri genome contains the following window.
GCGCGGGTGGGAGTCACGTCGCACCGTTGACCGGAACGGCGGAGGACGGAACGGCGAAAGACGATGGAGCGGAGGACGGAACGGCGTGAAACGGAAAGGCGGACCCTCATGGCTTGAAGCTGCAAGCCGAGAGGTCCGCCCTATCGTTTCACGCCCTTCCGTCCTCCGCCGTTCCGTTCTCCGCCTTATCGGCGCTCGCTGTACTCGACGCAGGCCCTGACGAAGGCCTCGAAGAGTGGCTTCGAGGAGGGATCGTCCGCATCGAACACCTCCGGGTGCCACTGCACGCCCACCACGAAGCCCTCACCCGTTCCCTCGACGGCTTCGACGACGCCGTCCGGCGCGACCGCGGTGATCGCCAGCCCCTCACCGAGGGTCTTCACCGACTGGTGGTGCATGCTGTTCACCTGCACCGACGAGCGCTCCAGCGCCGCCTCCAGGCGCGAGCCCGGCGTCACCGCCACCGGGTGGGCCAGGTGCGTGCGCGTGAAGCCGCGGGTCGGGTAGCAGTCGTGCTGCAGGTGCGTCCCGAGCTGCGCGGGGATGTCCTGGTAGAGCGATCCGCCGCAGGCGACGTTGATGACCTGCGCGCCGCGGCAGAGCCCCAGCACCGGCATCCCGTCGGCGATCGCCCAGCGGGCCAGCTGCAGCTCCACCGCGTCGCGCGCGGCGTCCAGCCGGCCCACCTCGGGGCGCATCGGCTCGCCGTAGTTCACCGGGTCCATGTCCACGCCGCCCGGGATCAGCAGCCCGTCCAGGTGCTCGTAGAGCGCGCGCACGGTCGCCAGGTCGTCCGCGAACAGCGGGATCATGAGCGGCACGCCGCCCACCATCGTCACCGCCCGGAAGTAGCGCTGGTTCATCACCCAGCTCTCCGGCAGCCCGTCGGGGATCCCCTCGATCGCGTGGAGGGTCTGCGTGGTGACGCCGATGACGGGGCGCCGGAGGGCCGGCGACGCCGCCCCATGGGCGGTCCCGAGAGCGGGGGCGTCGAACATCGCGGGGAGCGTGGGAGCGTGCGTCATGACCTGCGACACGGGTACCGCCATATAAGGAGCGGGCCGGCACCGGGTGCCGGCCGCGAGACTACGAGCTGCGAGGCGGGACTGCTGAGGATGGGACAGGGCACGGTCCGCGCCGTCGGGGCGCGACGGCGCCGACGACTCGTATCCTACCCCGTCGGCCCCGCCACTTCCCGTGACACTTTCGTGGAGCGGGACGGAGCGTGACCTCAGGGCTGCGGCCGGGCCTCCGGCGCCGGCCGGGCGGCGGGCGCGACGGGCCCACCGATCCCGCCGTTCCCGTCGGGACGCTCCGGCCGCTCGGCGCGCGAGGCGGCGGCCGCCACCGTCGCCGTCTCCACCGCCACCGGGACCGCGCGCCCGTGGACGCCGTCCTGTCCGGTCCCCGCTCGCCGCCCGGCCGCCGTGGCGTCCGTTGCGGCGGAGTCCGTCTCGGCGGGACGATCCAGGACCTCGTCCGTCACGCCCTCGGCCGTCTCGGCGATCAGCTGGTCGACCACCGCCTCCAGGCTCCCCGTCCGCTCGAAGGTCCGCAGCTGCCGGTCGGCGCTCGAGCCCTCCTCCAGGATGCGGTAGACGTACTCGACCTCCTTCCGCGTCCCCAGCTCGTCCACGACGTCGCCGAGGAACCACTCGACCAGCTCGCGGATGAGGACCGGCGCCGGCTGCTCCACCCCGCGGCCGAAGTCGATCAGCTTCCCGGAGAGCCCGAAGCGCATCGCGCGCCACTTGTTCTCCTCGATCAGCCGCGACGAGTAGTCGCGCCACGCGAGGTTGTCGCGGCGCAGCTTCCACAGCTTGTACGCCAGCGCCTGCACGATGGCGGCGATGCACACCGCCTCGTCCACGCGCGTGCACGCGTCGCAGATGCGGAACTCGATCGTCGGGTACTTGTAGTGCGGCCGGACGTCCCACCAGATCTTCGAGCCGTTCGGGATGCAGCCGGTCTCGGTGAGCGTCTGCACGTACTGATCGAACTCGCTCCACCCCGAGAGCCGCGTCGGGATGCCGGTGCGCGGGAAGCCGCGGAACACCGACGAGCGGTACGACTTGAGCCCCGTGTTGCGCCCGATCCAGAACGGGGAGCTGGTGGAGAGGCAGAGCAGGTGCGGGAGGAAGTAGCGGACGCAGTTGACCAGGTCGATGGCCAGCTCGCGGTCCTCGATCCCCACGTGGATGTGCATCCCGAAGATCAGCAGGCGGTGGGCGAGGTCGCCCATGTCCTGCTTCACGCCCACGTAGCGCTCCAGCGGCGTGATCTCCTGCTCCCACCAGTGCGTGAACGGGTGGCTGCCGGCGCTGGCGATCGCGAGGCCGTCCTTGGCCAGCAGCCGGTTCATCGTCCCGCGCAGGCGCAGCAGCTCGCGGCGCACCTCGGCCGGCGTGCGGCAGACGGGCGTCGCGACCTCCACCATCGACTGGTGCAGCTCGGGCTTGAGCTCCAGCTCGTCGAAGGCCTGGTCCTCCAGCATGCGCCCGATGTGGCTCCGCAGCGCGCGCGACTGCGTGTCCACGATCTGGTATTCCTCTTCGACGCCGAGCGTGAACGACGGCTGCTGCATGCGAGCTCCTGGAGCCCTCTCGGTCCGCGTGTCGCGGGATGTGGCGGGCCCCGGTGGCCCGGCCGGTCTCGGTGCGGTGCTGCGCGCTGGACGTCCGCGGCGCCCCAGGAACGGATGGCGCACGGCCCGTGCCGGGGGCGGCCTAGCGGGGCTCCACGACGAACGCGGGGACCTGCGAGCCGCCACCCGCGGTCACGTTCAGCAGCGCGGCCGTCGAGAGCCGCGTCAGCATCCCGTCCACCGCGGTGCCGTAGGTGACGAACGGCGCGGTGTCGATCATCCGGTCGAGCACCTGCACGCCCCCGTCGGCCCACCCGGGGTACGGCTCGCTCGGGATCGCCACCCGTTCCTGCACAACGTATGGCTCGCGGAGGGCCCGCGCCACGGCGGCCTCCCACGCCTGCTGGTCCACCGTCCACCCCAGCACGATCCCCGCCCCGCCGTAGTCGTCGTTCGGCTTCAGCACGAACCGGTCGCGGTGCTTCACGACCCACGGCACCAGGTCCACGCGCCCGCCCGCGCTCACCGTCTGCCGCTCCTCCACCACCCGCGTCCACGGCACGCACGCCGCGATCGTCGCGCGCGTCTCGGCGTCGAACAGGTGCGCGTTGCGCTCGTCGGTCAGCACGGCGAGGCTCGCCTTCTTGTGCAGCACCTTGCTCGCCGGCGGGTTCACGAGGCACACCGCGCGGTCGCGCCACGCGCGCAGCACCGGCGTGTCGAGCCCCAGCCGCTCCACCAGCTCGTGCAGCAGCACGCGCTTGTACACCAGGTCGATCGGCGCGCCGTCGAGCGTCAGCCGCCCGCCCGCCGCGTACTCGCACCGCGCCGGGTCGCCGATCACGCACTCCAGCCCCTGCGCCCGGAAGTGCTCCTGGAACATCACGAACTCGCGCCGCGTGGGCACGTCGTCCCAGTCGAGGATCGCGATGCGCGGCGCGGAACGCCCGCCCGAGAACTGCTGCCACGCGTCCAGCAGCGCCGCCGTCACGCCGTGCCGCGACGGCATCGGCGCCACCCGCCACGCGCGCGCGAACGCGCGCATCGCCGGCAGCTCCAGGAACACCTCGGTCAGCGCGTC
Protein-coding sequences here:
- a CDS encoding gamma-glutamyl-gamma-aminobutyrate hydrolase family protein translates to MTHAPTLPAMFDAPALGTAHGAASPALRRPVIGVTTQTLHAIEGIPDGLPESWVMNQRYFRAVTMVGGVPLMIPLFADDLATVRALYEHLDGLLIPGGVDMDPVNYGEPMRPEVGRLDAARDAVELQLARWAIADGMPVLGLCRGAQVINVACGGSLYQDIPAQLGTHLQHDCYPTRGFTRTHLAHPVAVTPGSRLEAALERSSVQVNSMHHQSVKTLGEGLAITAVAPDGVVEAVEGTGEGFVVGVQWHPEVFDADDPSSKPLFEAFVRACVEYSERR